Within the Oreochromis niloticus isolate F11D_XX linkage group LG14, O_niloticus_UMD_NMBU, whole genome shotgun sequence genome, the region taaaccctaaactcaaatatttaattaaatacaaatactttgtttttaattaaagaaaacacacattctcCCCCTTCAGCAGGAAGTGGTGGTGCGGTCCAATTATCCCTCTTTGTATTTAATGGTTTCAAACCCTGGCTACCACCTTTTGTCTGGCAACTCCCCGGATCATGGCAGGTAAGaagtaaaagaaacaaaggttAGTCAAAAATCAAAGTAATGAACTGGTGTGAATACATAAGTAAACTAAATGTGCGCGcttacaaatagaacaaatgtaTCCAAACCATTCATCAAACTTATCGGAAACTGAAGTGTGTTATTGTGTtcaaacaaagaaatgaaaatacacAAGACTTACCGACTTTAGAGTGTGGCCATGGGATTGGCCCTCACACACAGAAGATGGCGTAGTGAGTCAGCCAAACCTTTGCTGGTGGGCTGGACAAGCTGAAGGTTCTGAACGAAGCGGCGGTAAGAGTAAAActctgccccctgctggtgaaGGGTGAAGGCTGCATGTTGCTGATGGTAATTAAACAAGTGCGTGAAACGGGTTTTATCTTGGTGGATCAGGTGGTTCAGTAGGTCGTCCTCATGAAAGGACACGTCTGCAGGATGAGGAGCTCTTCCTGCACTTGGCTAAGTTCTGCTTTGGTCCTCTGAGATGTTccacttcagtttcctgtttccaGGTTTCTACACCTTCAACCACACGGACTGCTGGTGGTCTCCTCTCCACCCGTGTTTCGATGGGCTGAACGGCGAGCTGGCGCACGCCTTCCTGCCACCACGGGGAGAAATTCACTTTGACAACCACGAGTTCTGGATCCTCGGGAAGTCCCGCTTTAGCTGGAAACAAGGTTGGAGCACGTAGGAtggttctgtgtgtgtttagtgtGTTCCTAGAAGGCCACTGTACTCTGAGAGATTAAAGAAACAGTACAAATGTTGTTTCAGGTGTTCTTCTTTGAATTTCAGACTTTTTGAAAGTCTGAAGTTTAAGGTTCTGAAGGGAAGCTTCAGCTTAAGAGTTTAtacgtttttctttttttgtctgaatttgtgTCTCTAATGGGAGAAAAACACTGGCGTTtacaacgtgtgtgtgtgtgtgtgtgttataaacAGCAGTGTTGATATCGTGACAGGATTTATCCCTCGATGCTTCTTAAATGAGACAAAATCTAAACAAACACCTGAAACATGACTGACAGGAAGAGCGCAGCAGAAACCTCACAGAGATCATTCTGATCAGCTTCTGGAAGCCTGCTGAGGGGCAGCAGTCACAGGCTGCGAGCGTGGTGGGCGTGGTCTGTTTGTAGGAGACTGCAGCAGGAGTGACGCTCCTCTGAGAACACATCATTACCATCCTGAAGCCGGTGCtctgaggatgatgatgattggATGTAAAAATCTGAAATCATGTTTGCAGAGCTGCAGTTTCCAGGCCGGAGGGTTCTCGACCGTTCGCTGACGCTGTGAGCCTCTGACTGATTGCGGTCATGTGATCCCTCCTGCAGGAGTCTGGCTGAACGACCTGGTCCAGGTGGCGGCACACGAGATCGGCCACGCTCTGGGTTTGTGGCACTCCAGAGACCCTCAGGCTCTGATGCATCCCAATGCCACCTACACCGGACAGAGGAACATCGCCCAGGACGACGTGTGGGGCATCCAGAGACTCTACGGTAACGACCAGAGCAGCCGGCAACGAGCTCTTCCTGCTTCAGTCAGGTTTACAGCTGTTCACTGCAAAGCTGGGAAACAGCACAAATATGTATTTGAGATATTTAAGGTGGACTGAGGGGAAACTGCTCTGGGGTCTGACCGATCAGAAATAAACATCCACTGATGCAGACAGGCGGAAACACGCCGCTGCATCATGTGAcgtgtgtttgttgtgtttaagTGACTGGACGCGTCTGTCGCTCTGCAGGTTGTCTGGATAAGAAGCGAGTCTGCGACCCGTGGGCTCGGCTCGGCTTCTGCGAGCGAAGGAAGACGTTCATGAAGAAGAACTGTCCTCAGCGCTGTGATTTCTGCTACGGTGAGGCCCCTCTGACCTCCGACACCCTCACAGAAGCCCGCATGACGCTCATTGCCCGTCTCCATCCTCTTCCCACTGCAGAGCCTCTGGAGGTGGTCACCACAGCAACGCCGCCGGCAGCCAACACGAAGATCAAGATGGTTCCTCGGGGGAAGGTGGTGGGTTTCCGGTGTGGGACAAAAAACACCCGCTCCCCCCCCAAAGTCAGGTCAGCTCATCAATGCTGACGTAAtcattattgtgggtgatttttaacatccatgtagatgctaaaaatgataACCTtaacatttaatctgttattagactcaattggcttctctcaaaatgtaaaagaacccacccaccactttaatcacactctagatcttgttttaacatatggcatagaaactgaacatttaacagtgtttcctgaaaaccctctgctgtctcatcatttcctgataacatttacatttacaataattgattgcacagcagtggagagtagactttatcacagtagatgtctttctgaaagcgctgtaactaagtttaagaatataatccacccactgttatcatcttcaatgccctgtaccaacatagagcagagcagctatctgaacgctactccaacagaggtcgattatcttgttaataattttacctcctcactacgtacgactctggatactgtagctcctgtgaaaactaaggcctcaaatcagaagtacctgactccgtggtataattctcaaacacgtagcctaaagcagataactcgtaagctggagaggaaatggcgtgtcacaaatttagaggctcatcatttagcctggagaaatagtttgctgctttataagaaagccctccgcaaagccagaacatcttactattcgtcactgattgaagaaaataagaacaaccccaggtttctcttcagcactgtagccaggctgacaaacagtcagagctctactgagccaaccatccctttaacgttaactagtaatgacttcatgaacttcttcacaaataaaatttttatcattagagaaaaaattaccaataattaTCTCACAGTCCTCTTCAGTTCTCACGTTGAgcttaattatggagttccacagggttcagtgctaggaccaattctgtttacattatacatgcttcccttaggaagcatcattagaagacatagcatacattttcactgctatgcagatgacacgcagctctatctgtccatgaagccaggtaacacacaccaattagttaaactgcaggaatgtcttaaagacataaagacctggatggccgctaactttctgcttcttaattcagatcaaactgaggttattgtactcggccctgaaaatcttagaaatatggtatcgaagcagattcttactctggatggcattaccttggcctccagtaatgctgtgaggaaccttggagtcatttttgaccaggacatgtccttcaacgcacatattaaacaaatatgtaagactgctttcttccatttgtgcaacatctctaaagttagaaatatcctgtctcagagtgacgctgaaaaactagttcatgcatttattacttccaggctggactactgtaattcattattatcaggatgtcctaaaaactcgctgaaaagccttcagctgatccaaaatgctgcagcaagagtcctgacagggactagaaagagagagcagatttctcctgttttggcttcccttcattggcttcctgttaaatccagaattcaaaatcctgctcctcacatacaaggtcttaaataatcaggccccatcttatcttaatgaccttgtagtaccatatcaccctattagagcacttcgctctcacactgcaggcctacttgttgttcctagagtatttaaaagtagaatgggaggcagagccttcagttttcaggcccctcttctgtggaaccagcttccagtttggattcgggagacagacactatctctactttcaagattaggcttcaaactttcctttttcatgttttgaagTCAATGCTGAGGTGTCACTGGTCATGGTCACAGCTCATCAAGGTTAAAATCTTTCTCGGAGAGTTTCAAATAAAGGAGCCAGGAGGAGTTACAGTTAACGAGCGGGGCTTGTGGTCGTTTTTTGTACAGCTGTTTGAATGATTGTGGGTGGAGCTGAAAGCTTAAAGGTCTGTTGTGTCTGTGGTTTTCCTGCAGTTGGTACAAAGATGGCGAGCAGATCCTCTCATCCATTCCAGGGTACATCGTCATGAAGGACCGAGACCTGCGCATTGTCGCCAACGAGTTCAACGAAGGCGTTTATACCTGCCGCGTCCATCGCCGTGGCGACATCGTCTCTGCAAACTCCTGGGCCATCCGACTGAAGCCGGAGCAGCCATCCAACAGCTGAAGACGACAGACAGGTGACCCGACAGGAAGCGTGGTGTCTGTGGACTTTTTTCCTGACCTCAATGGactttaaagattaaagaacaACGAACCATTGGCAGCTCTGTGATGTCACGGCGCCCCCTTCTCATGACTGCGAATGACATCACAATGTGTAAAGTGGTGACTGAGCTGAGTGGATGGCGTTTTGGTGATGAGCAGCCTGCTGCTCATCGTACGTGAGAATATTTCTATAGCCCGTAGGAACCGCAGCTTTTGACCCCGCCCACTTTAGTTGCAGTGTTTGAGTTAGTTACTTAGCAACGACAGTCATGTAATCCCTCTTTGGCCTTTGACCTTTGCTTAGACTTGTATCCTGTCAGACGCTGTTCCTCTGTCCTCCATCATGGGAAAGCTGTTTCACGTCTTtgtgcacttcctgtttcccCCGCCCCGCCTGTCCTGACCGCCACGGTTTGACTGCTGGACTGAagcagagcagctttgcatgattcacagttcagacTAATCCCGCCTCACAAACAGTAGACCAGGCAGTTCAGCAGAGTGGGTCTGATGTCATCGTCCGTCCACTGGAGGACAGAAGAACCCGTAGGACAGGAGGCAGCACTCTGGATGCGAGTGATGGATGCTACGACAGGTGTGAGTCCTTCACTCAGTAAACTGGCGGTGTCCTCTTTCTGTCCTTAATGTGTGAcatatgtttgttattttgttaaaaattacagaaataaacagaaacattttagtAAATGTTTTCCTGCTGGACGCAGCTCATATGTGGTCGAGGGTCGAGCCCGCTGGTGGCAGATGAAATATGATGAATATTCAGATGAAAACAGGTCAGAAATGGGTTAGacaatgaatgtgtgtgtgtgtgtgtgtgtgtgtgtgtgtgtgtgagagagagacgcTGATGTTCGTGGAAACAAAGGCCTGAGAACAAAGAGTGTCTGCAGGGTTAGCGTGGGTCGCTAaccctgcagacacaaacaaaccGACAAAATcgttttaaaaatcaaaaacaggCAAACAAAGTTTAACTTTctcaaattaaaatattataaacTAAATAACTACaacaaataaatagaataaatagataaaaataAACGTGAAATATGAATATTCTGAAAGTAAATCAAAGATTTGTTTTGTgatatttttgatttttacacaattactattaataaataaacaaatcagcgaacaggaaacaggaagtaaactaaaaacaataaatgacagaattaaaacacatttagtgtaaaaagatacaaaataatatttataataaaatcTATAAAAAATAATTGTTTACAGTGAAGAGCAGCTCAGGACAAAAAATGTACATAACCattttgacacacacacacacacacacacacacagacagtcttATGTGTGTATTCATGTTGTTGTTTCTATATTGTATTTAATAAATGGAAACTAATTATTTTCACATAATTATGTGAAAATAAGTTCGAAATGTTCAAAAGTTCAGACTGCAGAGTATTGAttgatcagctgtttgtttatGCTGATCAATGAGGCCTGAAAACATGGTTCACCCTCACACAGCACCACCTGGTGGGCCAACAGAGACACTGCAGCAGCttcctgctgctgtgtccaaattcagaggctgcatcctcctgaggccgattacgtcacagcaacGCGACGAAgggtgtccaaattcgtagacgcCTCCAAATGCGTCCTTCTTTTTTCCAGATTTGAAGggtgggtcgggtgtatccttcgtggcccaccatatcccagcaTTCATAgcgtttccaacaatggcggcagctacttagatttaatattactcttattaatctttctgggtcacaaagtaaacttttaacatattttcaggcgagaatgtagctgtgtaaacctcaaatatctgcagatttatcaagacaccacatatttgtaaaaggttaaacatgatatataagtcacttagataacttcaaaatgttgtttggcttttttcagtgtttcatttgttcctgagtaaatcggtttggctgagattaaagttatagttttcacacagctgattaaacagaagtgtgagacggtctacggtttactccagtgtcctgttatattttagatagcaaggagcagacggctgagtttattaaactccaccgagacggCGGTGACGCAGATCAGAAAgttagaccgtccaatttcacagtcgcTCACTTCAGCCTTCAgaggacccggcccacataGACgacgaaggccgggtcctcaggagcaCGCAGCCTATGAACTGAGACGCAGCTAATGTGTAATAAATAAACTGAGGGGTGAGGAATAGaccctgtgcacgagaaaatgctaacttcctggtttgagactggatgtggggttgtacatttccggtagctttactttgcggtcagtcgctactgcgaagatatactccaaaatcatgtccaaaactcgaaaacggaaagatcgtgttaagttacaaagaggagaaggtgggaacactcatcactgttgtgtcataaaaaatctaatgatcaattttgacgtttaaagagtttagatcgatcagttgtttacatcactcaacacaagcagaactgcattactgcatgcagaagacatttaaacaggcaaatgttcagcattcaaactacaggtgaacaatagtcaaaccagatgtttccccattatgtcgatatcagctagtcaagtacacacctacacagcatgttaacaaaccatgaaaaaaagccacacaaaaaaatgatcGATTGCTGGTGAGGGTTTCTCTACATTAGTATTTATGAAGGGtgtgttgtgacttaccttcagaattacagtggtccctcgctataacgcagttcacctttcacctcgctgtttcgcagatttttagtgcaagtttgcatgctttttttttttttttttttttttttacatcacattgtgtcctgcgtcctgatcgctgcagacgatctcctccgtgacgtctctcctgtacagtacagaatcgctgcatcgatcgctagcagtgtgactctgaagtgcagtactgtatgtccacgatgtccatgcgtcaaaaaataaaactggctACTTGACTTCAcccatcgctggttatttttagaacataacacccgccataaacgagggacagctgagaaatataacatttgaatcccttttctcttttgctctgaggtgcgggggaaaaatatcgacaagtcgatgaacatcatttacaggtatattgggtaaatgcccaaaacatctatagaaatgtaaatcgccgcttgattcattcatttgcttaacttgttttggaccgtaaacaaggcgcgaataggacaccggaaacaaagctccccaCAGGCGTTTCCAcaccggaagtagcatatgctaacgtgcacatagtcaattgTTACTTTGATGAAACAATATTATTTTAACTGCATGGAAGTATCTGCAGCGCCCCCTGGAGGATGAACCAACTACACCAAAGCTGCTCAGACCTGATTGGTCAGAGTAACAGCACAgtaagaggtcagaggtcagcacAGGCCTTGATCCAGGAAGAAGCTTCAacactgatcagctgatcagtcaGTTCATGACATCATCACAGACCTCAGAGGAACAGCTGACGGTCCTCGTCAGAGCGTGAGTCCTAACGTTACCTTTGATTTGAAACCTGTGACATCACTCAGCGACCGACCCTCCTGTGAGGGtaaatgtaatctgattacacTGTAAACACGCTCATTTCAGTTTGAGTCTGAAAATAATTTCATCATCTTTGCAACTGTGACACCGTCACACCCACCAGTGACCACCGACTGATCGCTGTGATGTAATCAGGAACTCTACAGTACACTCACAGATACAGAGGTCTGACTCTGACGAAGTCGCCATCTCAGGCCTGATGACTGATTAGAGACGATCGCGCCGACAGCTTTGACTTGGTGAGCGAGGAAAGGCGGGGCTTAGACATGACACACACACGGCGCTCCGTATTCAAAGTGAACTTTATTGAGTGAACGGGAATGTTCAGGTGCAGCTGCACACGGTGCAGGCTCACCTGTGAGCTCCTCACTACCTTCTGATTCAAAAGACCTTCATGTCCAGACGCCACCATCACTTTGGTCTGCAGCTGGCCCCGCAGGGGGGCGTGGCCAAAGCTCAGGTATACACAGAAAGGCACAGAGTGAAACATGAACACTGTGAGAAGGACAGTGGGTGGCGACAGGTTAAATCAACAGATAACAGGCTGGTATCAGGGGGCGGGGTTTGTTTGAGGAGGGGGGGCAGGGGGTTGGTCTGCTCAGGTGACCGCGGTCAGAGTTCAGGAATGTTTTGGTCGGGTTGGGGTGGCAACACGGCGCTCCGATGGTGTTGGCGTTCGCCGCTCCTTCCGTTGCCCCGCCCCCGTCAATGACGTCACTCTACATGCCCATCCTGATGCTCTGGATGATCTGGAAGATGGCTGCAGGACAGGCGAGACATCAGCGTTACTGCGTTTCACATCTTTAttcagaataaaataataatcactgatcattttatcaCTCGAGTTATTTGAAAAATGATTTCACTTGGAAAATGTAATTCTTTATCCTTTTGATATTATTTAAagaatttgtttacatttttatcttatttttacttaaaaaacaaacttatttttagtattaatgctatggcagcctcgcctctgtcagtctgccccagggcagctgtggctacaactgtagctgcctccaccagtgtgtgaatagtggcattgtaaagcgctttgggtgccttgaaaagtgctatatgaaatccaatccattattattattattattttttagctctaaagttaaaatattcagtttatttgaatatttatgacatttttagcacttttttaaaccattttttccctttgattttatattattttaaataaattttaaatatattttttaaaattagtttcCATTAAAGATAACCTGATCACGTCTGAGCGTGCTCAGATCAGCCTGGTTAAACACACATGAAGCACCAGGTGCTCTTCATCGATTAAAGGTCACATCAGCACGGCGTGCCATGACATCACAGGGACAGGCCCCGCCCATTTCCAGCACTTTAGTCATCAGTTATTTAAAACTTTCATAAACCAGAAAATCATTtatgacagaagaagaagaggaggactCACCGGATCCACAGACGACGAAGATGAAGAGGGCGAGCAGCCACGGCCCCACACCTTTGTCATCGGTGAGGCTcctctgaaacacaaacacacacacactttattgATCAGCCCTTCACACTCATCCCGATCTGTGTTTATTGTCGATTGGGTGGAGCAGCGGTTATCACGGTCGCCTCGCTGCAGGAAGGTTGTGGGTTTGAATCTGATGGTGACTAAAACTAGACCTGAGACCTGTCCAGGTGTACCCCACCTTTCTCCCAGGCCTGCTGGGACCATCTCCAAGTGTGCTGCCTTCACGGACAGCCCGTTTCTCTGGAATTCTCAGACTTCTGAGTTACATTAGCTCTAAACTCGATCAGCTGTGATCAATGCCTGCGCTTTACTCTCCTGTGGAGACACTTTTAAAGCGTCTCACCTTTAAAACGGTCATCTTTGACCTTCGACCTTTGGCTTTTCCCGTTTTTAAAACCATCTGTTGCAGCCTGTCTGTACAGGAGCTCAGGTGCTCCTGAAGTTGGCCTGACTGAACCTGCCGACGGATCCTCACGCGATCGATCGGTTTCTGATCAGCTATCGATCAGTTTCGGCTCGCGCTCTTCGCCCTGACGATGATGATGCCGGTTTTACTCACCGTCGTCTTGGCCACGTTTCCTCTCTGCGTGATGTTCTTGCTGTGTTTCTCGTTCGCCATGCGGATCCTCTGTTTGGCCACCATCTTGTCGtcgctgttgtttgtttgtttgtttgtcgtCGTTTCTTCCTCGCGCTCGTCGCTCTGCTGCTTCACGCACTGGGACCGACTCTCGTTTGTCTACGTACTCAAAAACCTGACGCCCCGCCCCTTTTGGTGCTGGTCACGCCCCTGGTCGCGTGGACTCCACGGAAAGTGCCTTACTGCGCAAACATGATTTCCTGCAGGCCCTTTCAAAATTAAAGCCAGCTGTAGTCTGCCGTTCAAGAGGACGTGGATCCATTTTTAtcgtgtttaaataaagttttatatcCTTTCTGTGCCGTAATAACTGGTGATGTAATATCtgttagcttttattttgaacccTTTATAGTTACTTAATTTGTAGGCTGTAATTTATAAAGTATAAAATAGGTTCAACTGTTCATTATCAGTTTTTAATGATTTGCAACCAGTCAGAAGGAAAGGTTCACATTTTTTCATCTATATCTTTTTAATACCcatacaatttatttatttacaaccATATAAAACAATTCCAGATTCAGTGAAAATTCtgataaaatgtgtgttttaaaaaaattcctCTCTCCACTGTGGGTTTCTCTCATGCCATTTCAGTGTTACTGTTTaaactgttgtttttgtaaagtttttcttttgtttatcaAGAGATTATACAAATTTATATATATTGTATGCATCTTACATGACATATTTTCTCAAAcatttgaccttttcttgttaaacaaaagacaaattaaaatacaaaaaacatcataccaacacaagaacagaaaattgaaaaaacagaagaaaaaagtaagtaaattagaaaaatattaaataaataatatattaataaataaatattaaataaataaataaaataaagtaaaaactaaagtaaaaaataaaacaaataaaaaacaaacattaaaattaaacaatAACCCCCGCctctaattttttta harbors:
- the mmp23bb gene encoding matrix metallopeptidase 23bb isoform X3, which produces MSDSSRSMEVFGDRAARSKRYAINPLGHKWTHHNVTYRIIQFPNTLNVEDTRKAIGIAFTKWSDVSPLTFTEVTDGNATADITIGFYTFNHTDCWWSPLHPCFDGLNGELAHAFLPPRGEIHFDNHEFWILGKSRFSWKQGVWLNDLVQVAAHEIGHALGLWHSRDPQALMHPNATYTGQRNIAQDDVWGIQRLYGCLDKKRVCDPWARLGFCERRKTFMKKNCPQRCDFCYEPLEVVTTATPPAANTKIKMVPRGKVVGFRCGTKNTRSPPKVSWYKDGEQILSSIPGYIVMKDRDLRIVANEFNEGVYTCRVHRRGDIVSANSWAIRLKPEQPSNS
- the LOC100711345 gene encoding stress-associated endoplasmic reticulum protein 1, producing MVAKQRIRMANEKHSKNITQRGNVAKTTRSLTDDKGVGPWLLALFIFVVCGSAIFQIIQSIRMGM
- the mmp23bb gene encoding matrix metallopeptidase 23bb isoform X2 — encoded protein: MDLVQLMMMMVMVMLKMSDSSRSMEVFGDRAARSKRYAINPLGHKWTHHNVTYRIIQFPNTLNVEDTRKAIGIAFTKWSDVSPLTFTEVTDGNATADITIGFYTFNHTDCWWSPLHPCFDGLNGELAHAFLPPRGEIHFDNHEFWILGKSRFSWKQGVWLNDLVQVAAHEIGHALGLWHSRDPQALMHPNATYTGQRNIAQDDVWGIQRLYGCLDKKRVCDPWARLGFCERRKTFMKKNCPQRCDFCYEPLEVVTTATPPAANTKIKMVPRGKVVGFRCGTKNTRSPPKVSWYKDGEQILSSIPGYIVMKDRDLRIVANEFNEGVYTCRVHRRGDIVSANSWAIRLKPEQPSNS
- the mmp23bb gene encoding matrix metallopeptidase 23bb isoform X1; this encodes MDLVQLMMMMVMVMLKVSVGTDFRQTGREQRARSQPEMSDSSRSMEVFGDRAARSKRYAINPLGHKWTHHNVTYRIIQFPNTLNVEDTRKAIGIAFTKWSDVSPLTFTEVTDGNATADITIGFYTFNHTDCWWSPLHPCFDGLNGELAHAFLPPRGEIHFDNHEFWILGKSRFSWKQGVWLNDLVQVAAHEIGHALGLWHSRDPQALMHPNATYTGQRNIAQDDVWGIQRLYGCLDKKRVCDPWARLGFCERRKTFMKKNCPQRCDFCYEPLEVVTTATPPAANTKIKMVPRGKVVGFRCGTKNTRSPPKVSWYKDGEQILSSIPGYIVMKDRDLRIVANEFNEGVYTCRVHRRGDIVSANSWAIRLKPEQPSNS